In Astatotilapia calliptera unplaced genomic scaffold, fAstCal1.2 U_scaffold_1, whole genome shotgun sequence, one DNA window encodes the following:
- the LOC113017281 gene encoding cyclin-dependent kinase-like 5 isoform X2, which yields MERYESLGPVGEGSYGTVLKCRHRDTGRIVAIKKFMDSDDDKTVKKIAHREIKLLRQLRHENLVNLLEVWKRRRRWYLVFEFVERTLLDDLEQNPSGLEINTCRQYLYQILRAAAFCHQQNIIHRDIKPENILISQDSVVKLCDFGFARTVASISEGSVLTDYVATRWYRAPELLVGDIKYGKPVDVWALGCVLLEMLTGQPLFPGDSDLDQIYQIIRCFGNLKTHHQELFYRNPVFSGVTLPESSDRLTLQQRFPTITPISLDLAQCLHVDPERRAQCSELLEHPLFTQDSFHIRFLDELNSKIQKDHRENSTFPKITKNPRKDERDEKNCNGKDKKQPEDTDDKVNKEKMEKVKGKQPLKLSKTPRQSEPLISTKQSKGGSKVIHNAAQSPMALKSKAGKAAGVDLKKESEIPKITRTLTFDSSETIKTVANLDVANSTVAKPKHERALSSDIREDPMRIIKNMHGSDNTVSGRTEKNTPESSRLYQFESSQDFEQKMHKTIKKGSQLLKQSTTDHLNFCSSPKPSVESVTHWSKTDLPIKSPKLGINHHIEVHTTLCITKQCETNSHTDQTADSEERKTSRSTEVLSLNLKPSVSTSKMNNSSSKLLPQHINCREDKETKLGMHVSHSSDGDYKVHPESSEPCCLHQQSTKPKTSTEVTTISNENTIIGAGLRTTLNVLNKENQEDTVLTVPISATANSSVTQTSNVSSGNDKQNNSSDFESDIKGWKVPHSKYLVGESKTKSGSFRDHMRSTRKMNDNPERKDKASISSVPDVTSVTSTETPHHKALTRSSVLHNEDNADFSELDLSVSCSSPLPHPPSSTPALIPSSSTTLVNSLVIKTHGPAISDHYILGASSHPRTPTLRTLDKLRHHGGIYTQKSQQFPSSHVKELLTFQEPERSLICEHSFVSDRLQNSSDVSKNNSHIHFPDLGKQKGAATNQRKVKQPSHLPSEPQQRGHNSTETH from the exons ATGGAACGTTATGAATCTCTGGGTCCAGTCGGAGAGGGCAGTTACGGCACCGTGCTTAAGTGCCGTCATCGTGATACTGGTCGCATTGTCGCCATCAAGAAATTCATGGACTCTGATGATGACAAGACTGTGAAGAAGATCGCCCACAGGGAGATCAAGCTACTCAGG CAACTGCGACATGAAAACCTGGTGAACCTCCTAGAAGTGTGGAAGCGCCGCCGCCGCTGGTATCTGGTATTTGAGTTTGTGGAACGGACACTTCTGGATGATCTGGAGCAAAACCCAAGCGGACTGGAGATAAACACATGCCGACAGTACCTGTACCAGATCCTAAGGGCTGCTGCCTTCTGCCATCAGCAAAAT atcatCCACCGTGACATCAAACCAGAGAACATCCTCATCTCTCAGGACAGTGTGGTTAAGCTGTGTGATTTTGGCTTTGCCCGCACTGTTGCATCGATCAGTGAGGGCAGCGTCCTCACTGACTATGTGGCCACTCGATGGTACAGAGCCCCCGAACTGCTGGTGGGAGACATTAAGTATGGCAA accTGTAGATGTGTGGGCTTTGGGGTGTGTATTATTAGAGATGTTAACAGGTCAGCCTCTGTTTCCTGGAGACTCGGACCTTGATCAAATATATCAGATCATCCGGTGCTTTG GTAACCTTAAAACTCATCACCAGGAGCTGTTCTACAGAAATCCTGTATTTTCTGGAGTTACACTGCCCGAAAGTTCTGACAGACTCACTCTCCAGCAGCGTTTCCCTACAATCACACCTATTAGCCTGGATCtggcccag TGTCTACACGTAGATCCAGAAAGACGGGCTCAGTGTTCAGAGCTGTTAGAGCATCCACTCTTTACACAAGACTCCTTCCACATCAG ATTTTTGGACGAGCTAAATTCAAAGATCCAAaaagaccacagagaaaactctaCATTTCCCAAAATAACCAAAAACCCAAGAAAGGATGAAAGggatgagaaaaactgtaatggcAAGGACAAGAAACAACCTGAGGACACGGATGACAAAGTCAACAAGGAAAAGATGGAGAAAGTAAAGGGGAAACAGCCTTTGAAGTTGTCTAAAACCCCTCGTCAGTCAGAACCTTTAATCTCCACTAAACAATCCAAAGGAGGCAGCAAGGTTATCCACAATGCAGCTCAATCTCCTATGGCTTTGAAAAGTAAAGCAGGCAAAGCTGCTGGTGTAGATTTGAAGAAAGAATCAGAGATTCCAAAGATAACCAGAACCCTTACTTTTGACTCATCAGAGACCATCAAGACTGTAGCAAACCTGGATGTCGCAAACAGCACAGTAGCAAAACCAAAACATGAGCGAGCGCTATCCTCAGATATAAGGGAAGACCCTATGAGAATTATAAAAAACATGCACGGCTCTGACAATACAGTGTCAGGTAGGACTGAAAAAAATACCCCAGAGAGCTCAAGACTGTATCAGTTTGAATCAAGCCAGGATTTTGaacaaaaaatgcataaaacaatcaaaaaaggTTCCCAGTTGTTGAAACAATCAACTACTGACCATCTAAATTTCTGCTCGTCTCCAAAACCTTCTGTGGAATCAGTCACTCATTGGTCCAAAACAGACTTGCCAATAAAATCCCCTAAACTGGGAATCAATCATCACATTGAGGTCCATACCACACTGTGTATCACCAAACAGTGTGAGACCAATAGTCATACTGACCAAACAGCTGAttcagaagaaagaaagacatcCAGAAGTACTGAAGTACTATCATTAAACCTCAAGCCATCTGTGTCTACCTCAAAAATGAACAACTCATCTTCAAAGCTGCTTCCACAGCACATTAACTGTAGAGAAGATAAAGAAACCAAGCTGGGCATGCACGTATCTCATTCTTCTGATGGAGACTACAAGGTACATCCTGAATCTTCTGAACCTTGCTGCCTACATCAGCAGAGCACCAAACCTAAGACCTCCACAGAAGTCACAAcaatttcaaatgaaaacacaataaTAGGGGCTGGTCTTAGGACAACACTGAATGTCTTGAATAAAGAGAACCAAGAAGATACAGTTCTCACTGTGCCCATTAGTGCAACAGCCAACTCATCAGTAACTCAAACCTCAAATGTGTCTTCAGGTAATGACAAACAGaacaacagcagtgactttgaaTCTGACATAAAAGGCTGGAAAGTTCCTCACTCCAAATATTTGGTTGGAGAATCTAAAACAAAGTCTGGATCTTTCAGAGACCACATGAGATCCACAAGAAAGATGAATGACAAcccagaaagaaaagacaaagccAGTATATCCAGTGTCCCAGATGTGACTTCAGTCACATCTACAGAAACTCCACACCACAAAGCTTTGACCAGAAGCTCTGTCCTTCACAACGAGGATAATGCAGACTTTTCTGAGCTTGATCTGAGTGTCTCTTGTTCTTCTCCACTCCCTCATCCACCATCCTCCACTCCTGCCCTCATCCCTTCATCCTCCACAACTCTTGTCAACTCCTTAGTCATCAAAACCCATGGCCCAGCCATCAGTGATCATTATATCCTAGGGGCAAGTTCCCATCCAAGAACCCCCACCCTGAG gacTTTAGATAAGTTAAGACATCACGGTGGCATTTATACCCAAAAATCCCAACAGTTTCCATCAAGTCATGTTAAAGAATTACTTACCTTCCAG GAGCCAGAGAGGAGTCTAATCTGTGAACACTCCTTTGTATCTGACCGTCTCCAGAATAGCAGCGATGTTTCCAAAAATAATTCACACATACATTTCCCAGATTTAG GAAAGCAAAAAGGAGCTGCCACAAACCAGCGAAAAGTCAAACAACCATCCCATCTACCATCAGAACCACAGCAGCGTGGACACAACAGCACTGAAACAcactaa
- the LOC113017281 gene encoding cyclin-dependent kinase-like 5 isoform X1, which yields MERYESLGPVGEGSYGTVLKCRHRDTGRIVAIKKFMDSDDDKTVKKIAHREIKLLRQLRHENLVNLLEVWKRRRRWYLVFEFVERTLLDDLEQNPSGLEINTCRQYLYQILRAAAFCHQQNIIHRDIKPENILISQDSVVKLCDFGFARTVASISEGSVLTDYVATRWYRAPELLVGDIKYGKPVDVWALGCVLLEMLTGQPLFPGDSDLDQIYQIIRCFGNLKTHHQELFYRNPVFSGVTLPESSDRLTLQQRFPTITPISLDLAQKCLHVDPERRAQCSELLEHPLFTQDSFHIRFLDELNSKIQKDHRENSTFPKITKNPRKDERDEKNCNGKDKKQPEDTDDKVNKEKMEKVKGKQPLKLSKTPRQSEPLISTKQSKGGSKVIHNAAQSPMALKSKAGKAAGVDLKKESEIPKITRTLTFDSSETIKTVANLDVANSTVAKPKHERALSSDIREDPMRIIKNMHGSDNTVSGRTEKNTPESSRLYQFESSQDFEQKMHKTIKKGSQLLKQSTTDHLNFCSSPKPSVESVTHWSKTDLPIKSPKLGINHHIEVHTTLCITKQCETNSHTDQTADSEERKTSRSTEVLSLNLKPSVSTSKMNNSSSKLLPQHINCREDKETKLGMHVSHSSDGDYKVHPESSEPCCLHQQSTKPKTSTEVTTISNENTIIGAGLRTTLNVLNKENQEDTVLTVPISATANSSVTQTSNVSSGNDKQNNSSDFESDIKGWKVPHSKYLVGESKTKSGSFRDHMRSTRKMNDNPERKDKASISSVPDVTSVTSTETPHHKALTRSSVLHNEDNADFSELDLSVSCSSPLPHPPSSTPALIPSSSTTLVNSLVIKTHGPAISDHYILGASSHPRTPTLRTLDKLRHHGGIYTQKSQQFPSSHVKELLTFQEPERSLICEHSFVSDRLQNSSDVSKNNSHIHFPDLGKQKGAATNQRKVKQPSHLPSEPQQRGHNSTETH from the exons ATGGAACGTTATGAATCTCTGGGTCCAGTCGGAGAGGGCAGTTACGGCACCGTGCTTAAGTGCCGTCATCGTGATACTGGTCGCATTGTCGCCATCAAGAAATTCATGGACTCTGATGATGACAAGACTGTGAAGAAGATCGCCCACAGGGAGATCAAGCTACTCAGG CAACTGCGACATGAAAACCTGGTGAACCTCCTAGAAGTGTGGAAGCGCCGCCGCCGCTGGTATCTGGTATTTGAGTTTGTGGAACGGACACTTCTGGATGATCTGGAGCAAAACCCAAGCGGACTGGAGATAAACACATGCCGACAGTACCTGTACCAGATCCTAAGGGCTGCTGCCTTCTGCCATCAGCAAAAT atcatCCACCGTGACATCAAACCAGAGAACATCCTCATCTCTCAGGACAGTGTGGTTAAGCTGTGTGATTTTGGCTTTGCCCGCACTGTTGCATCGATCAGTGAGGGCAGCGTCCTCACTGACTATGTGGCCACTCGATGGTACAGAGCCCCCGAACTGCTGGTGGGAGACATTAAGTATGGCAA accTGTAGATGTGTGGGCTTTGGGGTGTGTATTATTAGAGATGTTAACAGGTCAGCCTCTGTTTCCTGGAGACTCGGACCTTGATCAAATATATCAGATCATCCGGTGCTTTG GTAACCTTAAAACTCATCACCAGGAGCTGTTCTACAGAAATCCTGTATTTTCTGGAGTTACACTGCCCGAAAGTTCTGACAGACTCACTCTCCAGCAGCGTTTCCCTACAATCACACCTATTAGCCTGGATCtggcccag aAGTGTCTACACGTAGATCCAGAAAGACGGGCTCAGTGTTCAGAGCTGTTAGAGCATCCACTCTTTACACAAGACTCCTTCCACATCAG ATTTTTGGACGAGCTAAATTCAAAGATCCAAaaagaccacagagaaaactctaCATTTCCCAAAATAACCAAAAACCCAAGAAAGGATGAAAGggatgagaaaaactgtaatggcAAGGACAAGAAACAACCTGAGGACACGGATGACAAAGTCAACAAGGAAAAGATGGAGAAAGTAAAGGGGAAACAGCCTTTGAAGTTGTCTAAAACCCCTCGTCAGTCAGAACCTTTAATCTCCACTAAACAATCCAAAGGAGGCAGCAAGGTTATCCACAATGCAGCTCAATCTCCTATGGCTTTGAAAAGTAAAGCAGGCAAAGCTGCTGGTGTAGATTTGAAGAAAGAATCAGAGATTCCAAAGATAACCAGAACCCTTACTTTTGACTCATCAGAGACCATCAAGACTGTAGCAAACCTGGATGTCGCAAACAGCACAGTAGCAAAACCAAAACATGAGCGAGCGCTATCCTCAGATATAAGGGAAGACCCTATGAGAATTATAAAAAACATGCACGGCTCTGACAATACAGTGTCAGGTAGGACTGAAAAAAATACCCCAGAGAGCTCAAGACTGTATCAGTTTGAATCAAGCCAGGATTTTGaacaaaaaatgcataaaacaatcaaaaaaggTTCCCAGTTGTTGAAACAATCAACTACTGACCATCTAAATTTCTGCTCGTCTCCAAAACCTTCTGTGGAATCAGTCACTCATTGGTCCAAAACAGACTTGCCAATAAAATCCCCTAAACTGGGAATCAATCATCACATTGAGGTCCATACCACACTGTGTATCACCAAACAGTGTGAGACCAATAGTCATACTGACCAAACAGCTGAttcagaagaaagaaagacatcCAGAAGTACTGAAGTACTATCATTAAACCTCAAGCCATCTGTGTCTACCTCAAAAATGAACAACTCATCTTCAAAGCTGCTTCCACAGCACATTAACTGTAGAGAAGATAAAGAAACCAAGCTGGGCATGCACGTATCTCATTCTTCTGATGGAGACTACAAGGTACATCCTGAATCTTCTGAACCTTGCTGCCTACATCAGCAGAGCACCAAACCTAAGACCTCCACAGAAGTCACAAcaatttcaaatgaaaacacaataaTAGGGGCTGGTCTTAGGACAACACTGAATGTCTTGAATAAAGAGAACCAAGAAGATACAGTTCTCACTGTGCCCATTAGTGCAACAGCCAACTCATCAGTAACTCAAACCTCAAATGTGTCTTCAGGTAATGACAAACAGaacaacagcagtgactttgaaTCTGACATAAAAGGCTGGAAAGTTCCTCACTCCAAATATTTGGTTGGAGAATCTAAAACAAAGTCTGGATCTTTCAGAGACCACATGAGATCCACAAGAAAGATGAATGACAAcccagaaagaaaagacaaagccAGTATATCCAGTGTCCCAGATGTGACTTCAGTCACATCTACAGAAACTCCACACCACAAAGCTTTGACCAGAAGCTCTGTCCTTCACAACGAGGATAATGCAGACTTTTCTGAGCTTGATCTGAGTGTCTCTTGTTCTTCTCCACTCCCTCATCCACCATCCTCCACTCCTGCCCTCATCCCTTCATCCTCCACAACTCTTGTCAACTCCTTAGTCATCAAAACCCATGGCCCAGCCATCAGTGATCATTATATCCTAGGGGCAAGTTCCCATCCAAGAACCCCCACCCTGAG gacTTTAGATAAGTTAAGACATCACGGTGGCATTTATACCCAAAAATCCCAACAGTTTCCATCAAGTCATGTTAAAGAATTACTTACCTTCCAG GAGCCAGAGAGGAGTCTAATCTGTGAACACTCCTTTGTATCTGACCGTCTCCAGAATAGCAGCGATGTTTCCAAAAATAATTCACACATACATTTCCCAGATTTAG GAAAGCAAAAAGGAGCTGCCACAAACCAGCGAAAAGTCAAACAACCATCCCATCTACCATCAGAACCACAGCAGCGTGGACACAACAGCACTGAAACAcactaa
- the LOC113017281 gene encoding cyclin-dependent kinase-like 5 isoform X3, translated as MERYESLGPVGEGSYGTVLKCRHRDTGRIVAIKKFMDSDDDKTVKKIAHREIKLLRQLRHENLVNLLEVWKRRRRWYLVFEFVERTLLDDLEQNPSGLEINTCRQYLYQILRAAAFCHQQNIIHRDIKPENILISQDSVVKLCDFGFARTVASISEGSVLTDYVATRWYRAPELLVGDIKYGKPVDVWALGCVLLEMLTGQPLFPGDSDLDQIYQIIRCFGNLKTHHQELFYRNPVFSGVTLPESSDRLTLQQRFPTITPISLDLAQKCLHVDPERRAQCSELLEHPLFTQDSFHIRFLDELNSKIQKDHRENSTFPKITKNPRKDERDEKNCNGKDKKQPEDTDDKVNKEKMEKVKGKQPLKLSKTPRQSEPLISTKQSKGGSKVIHNAAQSPMALKSKAGKAAGVDLKKESEIPKITRTLTFDSSETIKTVANLDVANSTVAKPKHERALSSDIREDPMRIIKNMHGSDNTVSGRTEKNTPESSRLYQFESSQDFEQKMHKTIKKGSQLLKQSTTDHLNFCSSPKPSVESVTHWSKTDLPIKSPKLGINHHIEVHTTLCITKQCETNSHTDQTADSEERKTSRSTEVLSLNLKPSVSTSKMNNSSSKLLPQHINCREDKETKLGMHVSHSSDGDYKVHPESSEPCCLHQQSTKPKTSTEVTTISNENTIIGAGLRTTLNVLNKENQEDTVLTVPISATANSSVTQTSNVSSGNDKQNNSSDFESDIKGWKVPHSKYLVGESKTKSGSFRDHMRSTRKMNDNPERKDKASISSVPDVTSVTSTETPHHKALTRSSVLHNEDNADFSELDLSVSCSSPLPHPPSSTPALIPSSSTTLVNSLVIKTHGPAISDHYILGASSHPRTPTLRSQRGV; from the exons ATGGAACGTTATGAATCTCTGGGTCCAGTCGGAGAGGGCAGTTACGGCACCGTGCTTAAGTGCCGTCATCGTGATACTGGTCGCATTGTCGCCATCAAGAAATTCATGGACTCTGATGATGACAAGACTGTGAAGAAGATCGCCCACAGGGAGATCAAGCTACTCAGG CAACTGCGACATGAAAACCTGGTGAACCTCCTAGAAGTGTGGAAGCGCCGCCGCCGCTGGTATCTGGTATTTGAGTTTGTGGAACGGACACTTCTGGATGATCTGGAGCAAAACCCAAGCGGACTGGAGATAAACACATGCCGACAGTACCTGTACCAGATCCTAAGGGCTGCTGCCTTCTGCCATCAGCAAAAT atcatCCACCGTGACATCAAACCAGAGAACATCCTCATCTCTCAGGACAGTGTGGTTAAGCTGTGTGATTTTGGCTTTGCCCGCACTGTTGCATCGATCAGTGAGGGCAGCGTCCTCACTGACTATGTGGCCACTCGATGGTACAGAGCCCCCGAACTGCTGGTGGGAGACATTAAGTATGGCAA accTGTAGATGTGTGGGCTTTGGGGTGTGTATTATTAGAGATGTTAACAGGTCAGCCTCTGTTTCCTGGAGACTCGGACCTTGATCAAATATATCAGATCATCCGGTGCTTTG GTAACCTTAAAACTCATCACCAGGAGCTGTTCTACAGAAATCCTGTATTTTCTGGAGTTACACTGCCCGAAAGTTCTGACAGACTCACTCTCCAGCAGCGTTTCCCTACAATCACACCTATTAGCCTGGATCtggcccag aAGTGTCTACACGTAGATCCAGAAAGACGGGCTCAGTGTTCAGAGCTGTTAGAGCATCCACTCTTTACACAAGACTCCTTCCACATCAG ATTTTTGGACGAGCTAAATTCAAAGATCCAAaaagaccacagagaaaactctaCATTTCCCAAAATAACCAAAAACCCAAGAAAGGATGAAAGggatgagaaaaactgtaatggcAAGGACAAGAAACAACCTGAGGACACGGATGACAAAGTCAACAAGGAAAAGATGGAGAAAGTAAAGGGGAAACAGCCTTTGAAGTTGTCTAAAACCCCTCGTCAGTCAGAACCTTTAATCTCCACTAAACAATCCAAAGGAGGCAGCAAGGTTATCCACAATGCAGCTCAATCTCCTATGGCTTTGAAAAGTAAAGCAGGCAAAGCTGCTGGTGTAGATTTGAAGAAAGAATCAGAGATTCCAAAGATAACCAGAACCCTTACTTTTGACTCATCAGAGACCATCAAGACTGTAGCAAACCTGGATGTCGCAAACAGCACAGTAGCAAAACCAAAACATGAGCGAGCGCTATCCTCAGATATAAGGGAAGACCCTATGAGAATTATAAAAAACATGCACGGCTCTGACAATACAGTGTCAGGTAGGACTGAAAAAAATACCCCAGAGAGCTCAAGACTGTATCAGTTTGAATCAAGCCAGGATTTTGaacaaaaaatgcataaaacaatcaaaaaaggTTCCCAGTTGTTGAAACAATCAACTACTGACCATCTAAATTTCTGCTCGTCTCCAAAACCTTCTGTGGAATCAGTCACTCATTGGTCCAAAACAGACTTGCCAATAAAATCCCCTAAACTGGGAATCAATCATCACATTGAGGTCCATACCACACTGTGTATCACCAAACAGTGTGAGACCAATAGTCATACTGACCAAACAGCTGAttcagaagaaagaaagacatcCAGAAGTACTGAAGTACTATCATTAAACCTCAAGCCATCTGTGTCTACCTCAAAAATGAACAACTCATCTTCAAAGCTGCTTCCACAGCACATTAACTGTAGAGAAGATAAAGAAACCAAGCTGGGCATGCACGTATCTCATTCTTCTGATGGAGACTACAAGGTACATCCTGAATCTTCTGAACCTTGCTGCCTACATCAGCAGAGCACCAAACCTAAGACCTCCACAGAAGTCACAAcaatttcaaatgaaaacacaataaTAGGGGCTGGTCTTAGGACAACACTGAATGTCTTGAATAAAGAGAACCAAGAAGATACAGTTCTCACTGTGCCCATTAGTGCAACAGCCAACTCATCAGTAACTCAAACCTCAAATGTGTCTTCAGGTAATGACAAACAGaacaacagcagtgactttgaaTCTGACATAAAAGGCTGGAAAGTTCCTCACTCCAAATATTTGGTTGGAGAATCTAAAACAAAGTCTGGATCTTTCAGAGACCACATGAGATCCACAAGAAAGATGAATGACAAcccagaaagaaaagacaaagccAGTATATCCAGTGTCCCAGATGTGACTTCAGTCACATCTACAGAAACTCCACACCACAAAGCTTTGACCAGAAGCTCTGTCCTTCACAACGAGGATAATGCAGACTTTTCTGAGCTTGATCTGAGTGTCTCTTGTTCTTCTCCACTCCCTCATCCACCATCCTCCACTCCTGCCCTCATCCCTTCATCCTCCACAACTCTTGTCAACTCCTTAGTCATCAAAACCCATGGCCCAGCCATCAGTGATCATTATATCCTAGGGGCAAGTTCCCATCCAAGAACCCCCACCCTGAG GAGCCAGAGAGGAGTCTAA
- the txk gene encoding tyrosine-protein kinase Tec — MIHSNHSIRSIICCCCAVQTREFSTRVELESRTSLCFPNRRYSGQPTRLQVERSRRKLPLPPPEGEDGEGEGLLSVVAMYDFTAKEDTDLTLKQGEEYIILHKQDQLWWRAQDKHGNKGFIPSNYVTEKNKIEANPWYCKNITRTEAEQLLRQEDKEGGFVVRESSRKGVYTVSVYTKTISSSGDVRHYQIKITDNEQYYLAEKHIFSSIPEVIHYHEHNAAGLVARLRYPVGPMGRCVPATAGFSSEKWEINPSELTFMKELGSGQFGVVRFGKWRGQQRVAIKAIREGAMYEEDFIEEAKVMMRLCHPKLVQLYGVCLQQRPLLIVAEFMENGCLLNFLRQRSRTLPESWLLSMCQDVCEGMDYLEGHSFIHRDLAARNCLVSEHNVVKVSDFGMTRYVLDNQYTSSIGAKFPVKWSPPEVLHYSKYSSKSDIWSYGVVMWEIFSEGRTPFENRSNVDVVTDITRGIRLYRPQRASQPLYAIMYRCWHEKPDGRPSFSELLEEIRKLAENQD, encoded by the exons ATGATTCACTCAA ATCACTCTATCCGGTCGatcatctgctgctgctgtgctgttcAGACCAG GGAGTTCAGCACTCGTGTGGAGCTGGAGAGCAGAACCTCCCTTTGTTTCCCAAACCGGCGGTATTCAGGACAACCCACCCGG TTACAGGTCGAGAGGTCAAGGAGAAAgctccccctcccccctcctgAGGGTGAGGACGGTGAAGGTGAGGGCCTCTTGAGTGTCGTGGCCATGTACGACTTCACCGCCAAGGAAGACACTGACCTCACACTCAAACag GGGGAGGAGTACATCATACTGCACAAGCAAGACCAGCTGTGGTGGCGGGCGCAGGACAAGCATGG AAATAAAGGCTTCATCCCCAGTAACTAtgtgacagagaaaaacaaaatcgaGGCAAACCC GTGGTATTGCAAGAACATCACTAGGACAGAAGCAGAGCAGCTGCTAAGACAAGAG GACAAAGAGGGGGGATTTGTGGTCCGGGAGTCTAGTCGAAAGGGAGTCTACACAGTCTCTGTTTACACCAAAACAATAAG tTCCAGCGGAGATGTCAGGCATTACCAGATTAAAATAACTGACAATGAGCAATACTACttagctgaaaaacacattttcagctcCATACCTGAGGTTATACACTACCATGAACACAATGCAGCAG GTCTAGTGGCCAGGTTGCGATATCCAGTCGGACCAATGGGAAGGTGTGTCCCTGCCACGGCAGGATTCAGCTCAG AAAAGTGGGAGATCAATCCCAGTGAGCTGACCTTCATGAAGGAGCTGGGTAGTGGTCAGTTTGGCGTGGTGAGGTTTGGCAAGTGGAGGGGACAGCAAAGAGTGGCCATCAAGGCCATCAGGGAGGGAGCCATGTATGAAGAGGACTTTATCGAGGAGGCCAAAGTCATGAT GAGGTTGTGCCACCCGAAGCTTGTACAGCTGTATGGCGTTTGTTTGCAGCAGCGCCCCCTGCTGATCGTAGCTGAGTTCATGGAGAATGGCTGCCTGCTGAACTTCCTGCGGCAAAGGAGCAGAACTCTACCGGAGTCGTGGCTTTTGTCTATGTGCCAGGATGTGTGTGAAGGGATGGATTACCTGGAGGGACATAGTTTCATCCACAGAGACCTG GCAGCCAGGAATTGTCTGGTTAGTGAGCACAATGTGGTGAAAGTCAGCGACTTTGGAATGACCAg ATACGTTCTAGACAATCAGTACACCAGTTCAATTGGTGCCAAGTTCCCAGTGAAGTGGTCTCCTCCTGAAGTTCTCCACTACAGTAAATACAGCAGCAAGTCTGACATCTGGTCCTATG GTGTGGTAATGTGGGAAATATTCTCTGAGGGTCGGACTCCATTTGAAAACCGATCAAATGTGGACGTAGTTACTGACATCACCAGGGGGATCCGGCTGTACCGACCACAACGTGCTTCACAACCACTGTACGCCATCATGTACCGCTGCTGGCATGAG AAGCCTGATGGTCGGCCATCTTTCTCTGAACTGCTGGAGGAAATCAGAAAACTGGCAGAAAATCAAGACTAG